Proteins encoded together in one Rhipicephalus sanguineus isolate Rsan-2018 chromosome 9, BIME_Rsan_1.4, whole genome shotgun sequence window:
- the LOC119405942 gene encoding E3 ubiquitin-protein ligase MARCHF9, with protein sequence MDQAGEPEVHHVWAKAVTADASCDQQLIESSAAVDEVLLPVEDCGPFCKICHMPARDDDPLISPCRCSGTVQYIHCGCLTRWLEILSKKSRKPPSCELCQYQYQWHKKFRAGGSWRLPPCSPRDKVLHSVFLLAVVVMVACATVTIVCFRQDPPASSSSPSSSSTTTMTGRRSDLTHSELVTLVCGVLFFLAFFVAMYVEVTARSTLYRLLLRFVYLNQQWYIDEYDAKRGPVAV encoded by the exons ATGGACCAAGCGGGCGAGCCCGAGGTGCACCACGTCTGGGCGAAGGCGGTGACCGCGGACGCATCGTGCGACCAACAACTCATCGAGTCCTCCGCTGCAGTCGACGAGGTCCTCTTGCCTGTCGAGGATTGCGGGCCCTTTTGCAAGATCTGTCACATGCCGGCTCGAGACGATGACCCGCTCATATCGCCCTGCCGGTGCTCTGGCACTGTGCAGTACATCCACTGCGGCTGCCTCACG CGCTGGCTGGAGATACTGAGCAAGAAGTCCCGGAAACCGCCAAGCTGTGAGCTCTGCCAGTACCAGTACCAGTGGCACAAGAAGTTCCGCGCCGGCGGTTCGTGGCGCCTCCCGCCATGCTCGCCGCGCGACAAGGTCCTCCACAGCGTCTTCCTGCTGGCAGTGGTCGTCATGGTGGCCTGCGCCACCGTCACCATCGTCTGCTTCCGCCAGGATCCACcggcgtcgtcttcttctccttcttcttcttcgacgacgacgatgacgggTCGTCGAAGCGACCTGACCCACTCGGAGCTGGTGACGCTGGTGTGCGGGGTGCTCTTTTTTCTGGCCTTCTTTGTGGCCATGTATGTGGAGGTCACCGCCCGCAGCACCCTCTACAGGCTGCTCCTGCGGTTCGTCTATCTCAACCAGCAGTGGTACATAGACGAGTACGACGCGAAGCGCGGACCGGTGGCCGTCTGA